Genomic segment of Gasterosteus aculeatus chromosome 4, fGasAcu3.hap1.1, whole genome shotgun sequence:
ACCAAGAGACACCATTTATCTTTTTGTTTGCTATTTTTGAAACTTTGGCGAAAATGCAGCTTTTCGCTTTTCGTGATTGAACATTGTTGACCGTGGACTCATGAGGGACATCACAGCGTAGCGAGTTGCTCACATTAGTCTAAATGTAGTGATACGTCTCCCATCTTTCTACCAGCAATGCTGTCTGCTTTCTAAACGCGGAGCTCCTTCTACAAAAACAAACCGCATCCATAATCATAAAATCTTTACATAAAAACTGTAAGCTGTGATCTTTGTTAAATGTCGGATGTGTTGGTTCATGTCAGTACAGTTAACTTGTCTGCTTGTTTTCAAGGCTGTAATGACTGAATAAATTTGAACTGATAACACACAGGTATTTTGCATTGAGAGttaaaaaagcaacaaagactggtgtatatttattttatttacaaggAAATGTACAGTTTGTTACATGGATTACCAGTGCAACGTTGTATAATCTGAAAACACATTCTCCTGTTTAACACTTTCATCAGCCTCTTATATCAGTTGATTTGTAAGATTGTAAAATAGCATAGAAATGTTCTGAAACTGCCTTTAAATGTAAGCATTATGAAAAGCTTTGCTTGAAACAAAGTGCCCAAAAAGGGAACTAAATATCTTGTTTCTGTGTTGAAGAGGGACGTATATATTCACCAATTTCTAGAAGGTTTTTTAAACCCAAAAGGCGTGGGCACAAGAACAGCTGAGAGAAATCCCCCCACAAAGGCATTTGTTGAGCTGACAACTTGTGAGGGATGGATCTCCATGCCAGGTTAATTCTCTATCCCTCTAAAAGGCATTcaaaggacagacagacagacacaaatgCGTAATGTTGGTACGTACACAGCAGACCACTCAGCAAGCACATCGAATTAACTGTCACCGTATCATCCAACCAATTTacttaatgtaaaaataaacaggTAAAAAAATGACTGACACGGGCTATTGCcttttcgttttgttttttcttggtGCATGTAGCAAGTAACCTAAATATAACAAGGTACATTTACTTTTGACAAACATACGCTATAGTCCAATAATAGCAATTTGGCACGAATGAATGCCACAACACAACGGCATACAAACTTAGCAACAGCTACGGGACAAATATATACCGAGaaggattttaaaaagtgtcacTTTATTTCTGAGATCAGCCGTCTTCTTGATGGGGGGATTCTGTCCCGGATGCCGTTTGTACTCCCAACGACAACAGGGGTCAACAGTCACGCCAGCTCTGTTCAACAATAGCAGAAACCCTCTTCTCGTACTCCCGCTTGTTTTCCTGGTACAGCTGAGCTGCCTGGCTGTTGGCTGGACTATTTGGGTTTGGCTCGTCCAGCAAAGACTTGAAATGTACAACAAAAGAATGTTTTAAATGAAGCATTATGACATGACGTGGATTACAAGTACTGGCTATTACTTCGTCAACAAATAGGGGCTCAGTTGCATTGGCGCACTGCGTTTCTTTGCATGAAGCAATGTTAGATCACCTGTATTGAAGTTAGGATCGAAGAGACATCATATGTCGGACTCCAACGATTCTGAAGAATATCTAAGCATATGCTTCCATCTGCATACACTgcaaaggaacacacacacacacagacacacacattaggaAGCTTTTCTGGCATCAATATGGAGACACGTGACATAATTTCATTTCTGCAGACAAAAACTGTCAGTGTTGTATTTGGAACATACCATTTGGATGAAACATTTTTGAGGCAAATCGCACTGTTGGAGGTTTATTTGGATATTCCTCTGTGAATTCAATGGTAAGTTTGAAGGTTCctgaaagtaaaaataaattgagttGTATGAATTGAGATACGTTCACTAAAATGAGTTACAAGTAGTAACAGTGTTACAGTGCTTTCTGTGACGCAACAGGGTGGAAAATACAGATAAAGAACTGTAAGAGAACTCACCATCCTCAAAAGGTGTTCCCTCAGGACTAAAAGAGAAGTGAACAAAAACAGGCCGTCGAGCATCActtaaatacaaatatcaaaATCCAACTTCAAATACTTACAAAACATGCTGACAAACTAAAATATTATCAAAAATCTTATATTCAAAAACAAGCAACAACTTTTTctacaaaaaatgtgtttaataagTTTGAATAAACAGACTTGACTCACCCAAAAATGACAGCATTCCATACCATGATATTGTTTTCTGATGGCGCCCCACTAACTCCAGCTGGAGGATCCTCCTGCAGTCTAACAGACACAACGGTGGCACAAAACACAGGGCACGTTAGGGGGTCGAATCAGCAGACGGCAAGGCTCCATTCAATATGAAAACGGGATGTTTTACTGTTGTGTGCTGAAGGAGGGCTACGAGTTTGTAAAAGTCCCAATAGCAAAAACGCACCTTGATTTACAGGTACTGTTACATCAACGCAGTAAACAGTACTATGATTCTAATGACTGTTCTGCAATGTCTGTTTTGGAAATACAACTCAACAAATCATACTGTTGTGTTTCTAGACAGTGGACAAACCAGGACTAACCCGTGACCTCTGCCTGTTACCATCAGTTCTATTTAgtaggaaaacactgcagatAAGAACTACAGTGAAGTTGCAGACGGTGCTTTAATATCTGCCGATTTTTTTGTGACTGCCTGGCAGATGGTCGCTTATCCTCAGGCTTAGATCGTGATCTATCAAGGCCCAGGAATCGGGAGATCCCTGGATCACTGTGTACCCAAGACAGTGTTTGTCTACACCAACCTCTCATCGGTTTGTGAAGGGCCATCTGTCCAATGATTTGAATGGCATTGCCAATAACCAGTTACAGATACAAACCAGTTGGCCTACAGAGATCACGTATGAACACAATCATTATTAGCTTCCGGCTAAGGCGCTGATAACGTGTCACATTGTATAAAACATCGACACATGGCATCTGCACGTATGAGAGCGAGCAGTGACCATGAATTGCACAACACCATCGTTGCTGCTCACCGGTAACGCTATTATCGATAGCTGCTAATCATTTAGCAGTCATTAAAAGGTTAACACTACCGCACCCTAGCATTTGTACAGTGACTAAAAACTCGATTGTCTATTTATATGTCTTTTCGTATCATCAAAGTTCTTAACTTAGTTAAGAATGCCGCTATGGACTGACGCTAACAAGCTAGTCTTatgctgctaacgttagcttacgcTGTAGCTACTTTGCTGATGTTTTCCCTTCGCTTACCGTTTAAAATCTCTCATTAAACGTCGTCTCGCTGGAGTTGACATCCCGTTGACACAGAAACCTAAATCCTTGGCATAAACGTAAATGTGTTATGCgtaagaaaatgtgtttgtttccgtATTATTTTAACTCCTAACTGACTAGCCAACCATTGATAGTTTGTCAAATATTTAGCTGCCTGTGCTCGTCTAAGGGCGCTACCACTTAAACTAGATAGAGGAGGATATTTCCATTAACTGTCTGTAAATTGGTAAGCTGTAATAGCCACATGAACACAAACTAACCGTATCATTGAAAGTAGTACTATCAGTTATGATCATATGTATTTCTGTAATCCACTTTCAGTTCGCAGTATACATAGCTAAAGTATTTTTATACATTGGAGGGACCCCGTCTCTACACTTGTTCAAGTCCACAGAAAATTACGTCATATGTTTATCACTGTTTGGATCGCTGTATTAATTCGTGTGATTGCAAGGTGTTATCCTTCCTTcgtttcttttcaaatgtgtcaattaattaaatatatattaaattattcacttTGGGTATAACCAATAACTATTACCAACGCAAGGTGTGTATGACATCCTGTCTTTAATCAACATTAACAGTTAGAGACCACTAGATGGTATCTAGCCCACAATCGTTCTAAATTACAAGACAAAACAATCTagaaaaacatgttaaaaacacgattgtattcaatgtaacATGAACAAAAAACGTCGCTTTCCTGATAAATGTACCTTATCTTCCATATACACTGTGTTTGCATGGCAGTTATATTACTTAGCCGAACATAGACTCTTACTTGACACCCTTCCCATATGGTCTAGCGGTTAGGATTCCTGGTTTTCACCCAGGCGGCCCGGGTTCGACTCCCGGTATGGGAACGTACTTTTATCTAGACATAAAAAATGATTAATCTCACTTTGTTTTCTTTCGACACCAAATGTACAACATCACATAATCATTGAAACATTTTGAGTCTTACAGTCTATTTCATACATCTATCACAATTCACGCTCGTCGTTTCAAGCGACTCTTTAGACCCCGCCCGTTAAGGAGTTATCCTCGATTGCTCTCATCTCACAAGGGCTTGGACCTTCCCGGAAGATGACCGTTTCCACGTTCATCTCCTAGTGCGAGCATTTACCGTAGTCTGGAAAAGAGGACAACACACGCGTCTTAAACAAGGCAAGCTTGCAAGCTACAAccgcttcttttttttcgtcCGCAACTTAATTTGACTAAATCGCGTTGAGCTGTTGTCAAAATTGCCCTTAAAGTGACACCTGTGAACGCGTAGCGCTTCATTAGCATTGACGTTGACCGAGCCGTCGCTTACATACCACTTCGTTTAATGGTCAACACAATTCTAAGTAAACAACTACTACTAAGTCACTATTAAGGACACAATATCTATTGAtcataatttacattttaagcAACAGGACATGAGGCGAcggctttttttcattttttaaaaacgtctTTGAATCCTCCCTCGTCCCCTCGATTCAATATTGCTCAACTTGAAACTCCTGATCTCTTTTTTAAGACTACCAGAGTCAGCCAAACCCTAGtaccgggggggaggagggggatcaTTTCCCAGGAAAATGTGACTGTTAGGAATTCCCCACGCATCAGCCCCTGTCgaggagaaaaacagcagccttgTGTCAGAGAGCACACGAACGCATCGGGATGGCGAAGCCGACGGGTGACGGGCGTGCGGTGATGGGGCGCTGCTGACGGCCCGACTCCATTTGCGACGAGAGGGTCtgtggacagaggacagaggacagagaggacggCCACCGACTGTCACCATGTTCCCGGGACGAACACTATGCTGATGACGTCTTCTACCAGGGTACGTCCTCAATTAAGGATGTTTCATTCTCATCGCTCACTTAACCAACAATCCAGGCCTGGCTGCCGCCATGTGTACTGGGCCCTTTGCGGTTCTCTTGATACCTACACGTTTCCTGGTGTTTGCAGAATTTTGTAGCAGTTTGGGTATTTCATTGCACGTGAAAAGCTACAGAAGCACGACTGAACTCATATGATGAACAGTATACGTTCCTCTGGGATACAAGGCCAATCAGCCCACTACATGTATGTGTCTCCCCTTTGTGTTGGCCATCATGTGACAAGCACAGATGTgtggttgcgtgtgtgtgtgcgtgtgtgtgtgtgtgtgtgtgtgtgtgtgtgtgtgtgtgtgctgaaagcGATTAGTGCTTGAGAGATGCTTCCTCGACAAGTCATAACAAACCATTGGACGCTTACGGCAGACAGCGAAAGGAATGTCAGTACGGTTTGATGTGCGCCTCAGTGTTCAAAGCCATTATACTAATAGTTCAAATGAACACGTAGTCACATATGTTGTAAGTCTTGACCGATTTCATGGAAAGCATTGATTGTTGTTCATCTACAGTAATTATACCCTCTTAAACACGGTTAGATGTTTGGCCTCTTATTAGAGTtaattaagtcttttttttattagagtTAATAGAGCTGGAGTGTTTAATCAAATAAACCATTGGTGGATTGATAGCATGTAGACTAATTATTTAGTTTGTCTGTTTTCTAAAGATTTCACTTGTTCCAGATtctaagatgtttttttttccccaatcaTATTAAACTGCCATTTATTATCCACTTTCTTGCTATGTCCTGATATTTTCCTATAATCCAACGTGTGTCACTCTTTAAATTTAAGAGGCCTCAGACTAAATATATTCGCTAAACAAAAAGGGGATTGCTGTGATAGTGAATCTAAAATACTCATCGCTTTTCCTCAGAGGACAAACACAAAGGCCAATTTCTCCTAATTTCTGCAAATATAGGCCTGCAATTCCCGGCAAAAGGGTTTTTGTCCGTAGTGTAGTCGATCAACTATTTTGTGTCTAAATGTTTGCCAgatgtttacatttttcagtTAAGATGCCCGTATCATGGGACGCTCAAACGCCAGCCAATTGGTCGGCTGCTgttgctcgctctctctctcgagaGGAGTGACGCAGAGGGAGGGGAAGAGTTACGAGCTCTTAGCCTGTCTGTCCCGCTGGAGACGGGACCAGCTGGACCcgccaaccctttcacccccctctccccttatCATCTTTCTATGGTGGGAACACGGGCTTTTATGGATAACTGGAAACTTCAATGCACCGAAATCAATTATCCAGAGCAAGACCTTCCAAAAATACTCCAGTGGGGAGTCGTCTTTGTTTGTCTCGAGCATGTAGTCTTGTTTTAGAAACATTCTGCCATGctcctacacacacatttagcccttcctccccccttgtgCTTTCTTGCTTTGGCATGCTCAAATTCTGCACAGACGGCGAGAGATatggcgtgtgtgtttgtgcacagagCAGACTGAAGACTGCGTGGTCGAGGTTAAAGCACTTCCCGGTAGCCTTCCCATCCCGTGACCGTGATGTCACCGTCAGTAGTCTGACCAAAGGGCAACAACGGAGAGCCTTCCCCGTGCAGCTCTCCCCTCCAGTTACGAGGAGCTCCTCAGACATTAGACACTTCATATTGCCCGAGGCGTACCCGCCTGCCTTAATGGGCTGCTGGATATCGATTCGGCTTCACAAAAAGAAGATCTGAGCTTTTAGCCTATTAAGAAGGCAGCACTGCAGtttcacaaaaggcttttaggAGCGGCCTTGCAGGGGGCCGGCAATCCTTTTGCGAGTCGGCATACATGGTTATCTTTAAAACTCCGGTTCACCCCCCCTGTAACCGTGATTAAAGATTTCTGAGTATTTAGGAACTATTGTGATATTGTTTAACCCATAGATTTAACGTTTAACGAGTGTCCACACATGCAGCTACAAACAAATTACACTTGATGCTAACTCCTGCTACTTTAAACAAGTGAAAAGAATTTTCTGAAGCCGGCATCAGTATCCAGTGACATTCTCAAGTATGTCTTGGTGTGATTTGTTTGGCCAGGAATAACCACAAGATGGCAATGTTCTTATTCTAAACAAACAATCATACGAGATGGCTGAGACCTCAAATGACTTGCAGAAATGCAGGAAACGACCtgtgaaaagagaaataaaactgTTCAACTTCCCCTTTATTGAGTGCAGCAAAACATACCTCATGTTGGTCTGGGTTCTGTGGAAGGCTCGGAGGGGAACTGCCATTCGCAAAGTTCCCTAATTGAGCGCCGCTGTTTCACGACCTCAGACTTTTGACACCTGACTATCACCTTGTCGGGCGTTTATTGCAGCAGAGAGATCGCTGCCATTGGACCTGACGTCAGAGGGGAAAGGTGAGTGGAGGGAAATTCCACCTGTAACCTCACTCTGCTCTCGCGCTTCCTGTCTGGAGCATGTGACTTGGATGAGTCACCACGCCTGAGTTTCTCCACGAATCTGGGCAGTGGCATGATGTAATGCGTAGTTACAGTCCAGCTATTTTTAGCATGCCAGGGAGGGCCAAGCAACTTGTCTTTTCACGTATGTTGTTTTGTTAATGCAGTACATGAAAGTTTACTTTATTCTTTCTATGCCAATCAGACTAACAGATACGAGCTGCACAAAACACTGGCTTCAGTGATGTATTTGATgagtatttattcattcagttgtcaaaaaaatacaaattgatGGCAATAATATGACTTTGTGGTGATGATCAGGTGAGAATAGACTGTATTTGATTAAAAGCGTTAGCAATTCTACATATAGGAACAACTTTGGGTGAACGTGCCTGTTACCTTTTGTTGCATAGGTTTAGCTATTGTATTCTTTTGTCTGCAGGAATAGTTCCTGTAGGATGAATCCAAGTATAACGTGTCCAATCCGGCTGCCTGTTGACATTATGAGATTAGTTAACCACATTACTTAGATATTTTTACGGCGAACGCTGAGGCCCATGTGAGCACACAGTGCAGCTGAATGTGTAATTACATTAAGGAGGGATGACTCTGGCTGCAGTGTTCTACCTCTCTCTAGTCTGACCTCACAAAAGTAGTCCTGGACGAATATAGAAAGCCAGCAACTTTGGCGTGCAATGATATTTCACCCTGTCATTTTTCATGTCTCCTGGAGCTGACGAGGTAGCGGTGAGTGGCTCACGAAGGCCTTTCCGTGAATCAGCTCAGCCAGCGGTTGCTCGGATTCAAAGAGTGAGCTTTGCTCGTAGAAGCCACAAGGATCTTTCCTCATTCAACTTTCAACAaactcttttgaaaaaaaatggggACTAACGCAAGCGAGGACAGGGTTGACAGAATTTGCAGCGAGCTCAGGCAGCTTGTCTTATCTACTGAGAGGCGTGTCTGTCTTCACCAACAGTAATTTCTTTCCCCCTTTCGTTTTGGGTTAATTTCAAAGTGACAAGGAGTCCTGGTTAAATTATTTAACTGCAGGCGGCCAATGGGTATTGTGATCTGGGCCCTGAGTGACGGAGCAGTATGCTCTTTGGACCTCGTGGCATTTTATTAATAATGAGCTTGAGATAAACTAGAGCTCTCGGGTGAAAAGCTGCTGGCTGTCGGCGCACACTGGAGCAGTCATGCTCCCAGCCCTGAATTAGTTGGTGTGACACAGATGGACTTTTCCAAACCTCAGCAATTGTTTATGATCAGAAGTCTGCATGAGAAGCAGCAGCTATGTGCTTCAGTGACGTTGCGTAACAGCGGATCCTTTATGCCAGTATCTGACTTGCAGGTGTCTGTTACAGCCCACAGAGGTATGATGTGGACAACTTGGATTGTTGGCCTGCTCTCTGTATTTAATCATTAATGAGCTGcagtctgtgtgcgtctctccATTTGGCACAAGTAGACAAGTAAGGCCGGACGCTGTATGTCTCATCAGCACTGTTTGCAGACACTGCAGGCGGCACCAACGAAGATACTGACATGGACATTTGATTTgctatctttctttctttccttctttcttgaATCAATGGGACTGGCTCTCATTCTGAAGGAAAATCCTATTAAACTGGAGGGAAACATTCACTCAGCTTTAAAAAGCCTCTGGTTGAATCCTTTTGAGAAATCAGTTTGAGGAAATGGTATCAAACTCGGAGACAGTTGGCTGTTGCACATTGAGTGCGTCGGCCTTATTGCTGTACACCTCCACAGCTCTTTGTCAGCTCCGTATGTACCACAGTCCCACTCAGTCAGCACAATGAACCCTGTTGCAGTCGGGATGGTGCCTGTCCAAGAACCATGACGTTTTCAAAGCACTATGAGGTGTCAGCTAGTTCAGCAAACTTGCTGCAACAGGAAAGTTTAAACCACAACCAGCCGGCATGCTCTTAAATCATACTAACCGGGATATTTGAACAGTCCTTGActtccatccatctttccctGTAATCCAAATATGACGGATATTTAGAGTGTTTTTGTCCCACAGCAATACTTTGTTCATCTAATTTCACAGCCTCACTGCCCTCTCATTCTCCTCTCATTCCTCCGCTTCGCTGCTCGCTATTTGCGCCACTACGGCAGCCATCAGATTCCGTTTAAATCCATTTATTTTGTGCTGCCGGAAAAAAATAGAAGATTGGCTTCATAATGCTTCGCAATCGCTACAATATACACGGTCGTCCGTCCCAGGACCAACATATGGGTACAGGAAGTCTACACTCTAGGCCTACAGCATCGTGTCAACGGGCTGGTTCAAGGcacacctgagccagccctaactgtaCATGACTTTGCTTACATGTGGTGAGTGTGTCTGTCCCCAGGCTGAAAAAGTAAGCTGCTGATGTGGTACTATCAGCTGCTGAAGACATGATGGTGCTTTGTCGGGGAGGAGAAGGATTTTTAATTAAGTGTGGGATTTCACAGGGAGGCCATGTGCCGAAGGACTTCTACGATATATTTTCttagtttttgtttgtgtggtgtGCTGCAGAATTCTGGATCAATGCTGACCTCCACTCTACACAAATAATTCTCCCTGGCCTCCAAAAAAAGGCTCCCATATCTCATCCTGTCAAGGATTGTTCCAAAATGTTTGTCTCGCAGTGCTCCAGAATAACTCTTTACTGAGTGATCTGGGTTTCATGAGTGCAGTGCTTGGTGGAGTAGTTTGTCAGGTTCGACTTTGTAGCGCACGACGAGATAAATTGTGTCACATGAATCAAGTTTGGGAGCAAAATCAGAAACTGCACTGAGGACTAGTTGAGCTGTATTTGAGCGCTCCAGTTGCTTAACTTCGATGCATAAAAAACATTGCGGCTTATATCATATTCATAGAAGAAAACTAATCAACATACTGCCATTaacatattaataatattataatgcAAAACAAGCTACTCGAAATGACATTTGGATAAACAAGCAGAAAGATTAACAAAACGCAATTATCTAGATGACAATCTTGGGTCCCTTGAAGGGAATTCACTGACTGCTTTGTGGTGCAAAGTATGGCTTCAAAGAGGCGATGCAGCAGAAAGGCTGTCCCTTTGAGTGAGTCTACACCTAAAGTGGCTCCGAGCCGATCCCGCAACAAACAACACTATTGCTTGCTTGCGTTAATACACCGCCATTGTATAAAGAAAGCAAGATCACAATGTGTTAGACGGGCGTTTTGTGTCCTCACTCTGCAGGCGGATTTTAATTGCGTCCCACTGACATGACACGAAGCACCAGCAATTTAAGCATCTTCACTTTTATTGCTTTTCCCCCAGTGTAGACGTGATTTGTTGATCTCGGTGAGGTTGCAGTATTGCCGGAGATAATTGGAAGGATTGTAAATTCTTTTTGGAGAAGATTAGTGCAAATGGTAGCTTGTTTTTAATTTATctttttgctgcttttgatAAACAAGTACAATGTCATGTTGTTCACATTCATGAGGCTCTACAGTTTAATCTAGATTTGGGGCTGTGAATGGGCCCTCCTTGTAGGTTTACTTTGTCTGATGCAAGAATGACAGAATAGTATCTTGTAGAGACTGAAAAACATAATTGgcatttataaaataaactaCTTTTATTTTATGCAGTATTGTGCCTCTATAACGTTTTGCCCACcttaaacaacacaaaaatagtAGATTAAATCCACAATTAATCAATTGGATATTTGCtgaatcaaataataataaagagatTTATAGCTGTTGCCGTAGTGTGATTCACGGACATTTAGTCTTCACATTATTGCCGTTTTCCGAACCAGAAACTACAGGGACAGCTAATAAGATAACCCATAAGTTTCATAAGAAAGGTTGTGGACATCAAAGTGGGTGACTTACTTTCATCAAATGGCTGACTTGAATAACATTTCAGTTGTCATGAATGGGGATGCTAGGCATACAGACTGAAACCAATGGTGTATCAGGTTGTAAACGTTTTCTTTACTGCAGTAAAATCTGGTATTTAATTAGTGTTAATGGAGGTTATCTTGCttttggaacaaaaaaaaaatactttttctcatgtgtgtttttgtatatttacataGTTGTCCTGGATGTCGGCAGTGCTGCAGTGCATTGGTCTTAGAAGTAAATATCACAACGGCGTTTCCTCCACTGCTTCGGAGTTGTGGATAGTATTTCTAAAAGGCGGTGACGGATGGAGCTTGTGTGGTGTAACTTTCCCTCACGGCGACGCAATCAATTTGCTGTGAGGCAAACACGGGCTTTCTGCTTGGAGCTGAGCTGCGTTGAATGGAAGCCAGGGAGATTAAATGTGATGTTGAGAGCACTTGGTGGAGACCGAGAGGGCGATTTGGGCGTCCGTGACAAACAGACCTCGTCGCAGTTGCATTTGAGtttaatgatttcatttttttttaatcaatcacTCTTAAATCAAgtcctgtgtctgtgtctgtttatgtttatgttcttTCCCAACAATCCCATTTGAGTCGGGTTTTGTTTACGTGTGTGACTGTTGAATGCGCTACATGGGGCCTTTCAGTGGAAAACATGTGTGAATTCATCGCAGAGCCGAGAGTGTGACACCGAGTGCTCAACGCTCGCTACAGACCACCACTTCCTGTCAGTGTCATTTCAGAGACATTCTTATCCCGTCTTCTATCAGTTCACTCTAAAATAACAAGACATGTGACAGTGAAATGATCTGCAACCGATCCGTTAAACTTTCTGTATGTTCACTCATGTGCACGATCCCAGTCTGCGAACATCTAGTACATCTAGTTTGTTCACAGCTGGGGCTTTACTTTTATCATGATCACATTATGttagagagggggaggagaatcATTTTTTTGGCGCTCTGTGGTAAAGCACTTGCTCATTCCTAAACGTAGTCGAGTTCACGGTTTTCAATTTTCTTTGTAACTCCCACTAGAAGAAGTTGTTTTTCAGGGGGTTTCTACCACCGGGAGAACAACTCCCCCACAAGTCAGCGGCCCAAACTCCCCCGACACGGCTAATACACTCACAGGGATGTGAACTTTTCTTGTGAGCTGCCATTCCGACTTTAATAGCCATGCCTGGCCCGTATTGTGGGGGTCAAAGTCTAAACGAAGTGCATACCTGTCCCAACTGTTTACCTGCACCACGAGCACTCCTCTGCTGGAGGAACCTGTCTGTTGTCTTTCGTGCTGTTTGAGGTGTGGCCCTGTGGTTGGAGCTCtctgctctcccctcccccccaccgcaGCCTCGTCCAATCCCTGCCACACGTCAAACTCACCTGAACGCATTTGCATGCTGGGCCGATACTTGCCGCTGATTGGCCAGGTAAAAGCACCCTGCCTCGGGGCTCTCCTACCAATGGCGACAGTGCTGCGTGACTCACAGGGAGAGGACGAGTTGCTTCACTACACTTCTCCTTTTTCTGGTTCAAACAGCAgctattgcattttttttttttttttaatctccagtttttttttcagttgccGCGTACGAAGAGGTGTGAGGCTGTCCGGTGGTCCACATTGAGACAGCTTTGTCCCCTTCAACACGCACTTTGGATTACCCCCCTCTTTGCCttttgttgtcctttttttttttcattgggtACTGTGAGCGACACTTGTTCGGTTGCTATCATGGACATGGTCGCCCAAATCCTGTGTCTTTGAGGTTAGTGATGAATAGTTCTCCTCTGCCTTTTCACAATTGACATATTTTCTTGTTGGTATAaagaaattattaaaaaaattagtttt
This window contains:
- the ube2a gene encoding ubiquitin-conjugating enzyme E2 A isoform X1 translates to MSTPARRRLMRDFKRLQEDPPAGVSGAPSENNIMVWNAVIFGDARRPVFVHFSFSPEGTPFEDGTFKLTIEFTEEYPNKPPTVRFASKMFHPNVYADGSICLDILQNRWSPTYDVSSILTSIQSLLDEPNPNSPANSQAAQLYQENKREYEKRVSAIVEQSWRDC
- the ube2a gene encoding ubiquitin-conjugating enzyme E2 A isoform X2, with the translated sequence MSTPARRRLMRDFKRLQEDPPAGVSGAPSENNIMVWNAVIFGPEGTPFEDGTFKLTIEFTEEYPNKPPTVRFASKMFHPNVYADGSICLDILQNRWSPTYDVSSILTSIQSLLDEPNPNSPANSQAAQLYQENKREYEKRVSAIVEQSWRDC